The following coding sequences lie in one Fusarium poae strain DAOMC 252244 chromosome 1, whole genome shotgun sequence genomic window:
- a CDS encoding hypothetical protein (BUSCO:35992at5125) produces MALSRIDGQDELFVGGLWALRRSDSLTDRRITHVLSLVPFDISSLKNFKDEPWIDYGKDFRHQLIDIDDVEDADLLIELPKAVRFIEEGLGANYMQHADEGDEGVSIEKGVEDLDMTEKKRKKKGGVFVHCAAGKSRSVSAVIAYLLRRYPSRFDPNITPTSISDPTHATTTQTTAEKRSRKDTAQEAVHAALTFVRRTRPMAEPNEGFMEQLALWWEMECPDDVESHPVYQRWAYKREIDENLAVGQAPTRLRFEDEETQPQDDSGLSLRCKKCRRTLVTAPFIMNHKPSDKQSSASTCQHYFVEPLSWMRGVLEQGELNGRLLCPNDKCGAGVGRYDWKGFRCSCGGWVTPAFSLQKARVDDVVKRPTGQSMGIRMPPGLAPRNGNL; encoded by the exons ATGGCTCTTAGTAGAATTGATGGTCAGGATGAGCTATTCGTTGGAGG TCTCTGGGCCTTGCGCCGCTCCGACTCGCTGACCGACCGTCGCATAACCCACGTCCTATCCCTCGTACCATTCGACATCTCCAGCCTCAAAAACTTCAAGGACGAACCCTGGATCGACTACGGAAAGGACTTTCGTCACCAGCTTATCGATATTGACGATGTGGAGGATGCTGACTTGCTGATTGAGCTACCGAAAGCTGTCAGATTTATTGAAGAGGGTCTTGGCGCGAACTATATGCAGCATGCAGATGAAGGAGATGAGGGTGTCTCAATAGAAAAGGGAGTTGAGGATCTTGACATGACggagaaaaagagaaagaagaagggtggTGTCTTTGTTCACTGCGCTGCTGGAAAGTCGAGATCTGTTTCGGCTGTCATTGCGTATCTCCTTCGACGATATCCAAGCCGCTTTGATCCTAACATTACACCTACTTCCATATCGGATCCGACTCATGCTACCACTACTCAGACAACAGCAGAGAAGCGCTCGAGAAAAGACACAGCCCAAGAGGCTGTTCACGCAGCTCTCACGTTTGTCCGCCGAACAAGACCCATGGCTGAACCCAACGAGGGTTTCATGGAGCAGCTCGCTCTATGGTGGGAGATGGAATGTCCAGACGACGTTGAATCTCACCCTGTTTACCAGCGATGGGCTTACAAGCGTGAAATCGACGAGAACCTTGCAGTAGGCCAGGCACCGACAAGGCTCCGCttcgaggatgaagagacgCAGCCTCAAGATGACTCAGGTCTTAGTCTACGATGTAAGAAGTGTCGCCGCACCCTTGTCACGGCGCCGTTTATCATGAATCACAAACCCTCCGACAAGCAATCTTCGGCTTCTACCTGCCAGCATTACTTTGTCGAGCCTTTGAGCTGGATGCGTGGTGTGCTGGAGCAGGGAGAACTCAACGGGAGATTGCTGTGCCCGAATGACAAGTGCGGTGCTGGTGTAGGTCGGTATGACTGGAAGGGTTTCCGGTGCTCGTGCGGTGGATGGGTGACGCCGGCGTTTTCGCTACAGAAAGCGAGGGTGGATGATGTTGTGAAGCGGCCGACGGGTCAGAGTATGGGGATTCGGATGCCGCCCGGTCTAGCTCCGCGGAACGGAAACTTGTGA
- a CDS encoding hypothetical protein (BUSCO:34225at5125), which produces MGKTLDTEKLGSVFGTRPDILSGIQKAADSPARIALFNEIATHVYDQLLNGSAEPAHKKRRVDLQQTNGAANGTKPRAKVETNAADETVLLEIKEISVSVPQRKKFELCFTDGHIYARTPNTTAPIPAITYAWSDIEYAFYLPVPEKNQVQHNYVLFPRGTCLPSKTNPPTEEPLVFTVPATAPKQGTIGGPDAGSAAAVSDNYKSLFHWALNRHLKPIGIDIVASNPNKFQSMVRQPHRPSEKAVHVKAFRGSKDGYLFFLETGILWGFKKPLMFIPLNRIAATSFTNILQRTFNVVIEVFAGEGDATEEVEFSMIDQEDYGGIDDYIKNKRLQDRSMAEQRKAKLELAENRGPKKNAEEGEETAAAAGGDLSELAKAQQDAEQALQDEEDEDEEDYDPGSDADSDGSGESDDDDSDDDEDDEDDDDEEGEENAEEEGEEGDEQAEEEEEEEEEVQDEVKKEPTPPPKPVQKPVVKSGWAALRSVPRAPAPAPAPTESMDLDEEKFDIV; this is translated from the exons ATGGGCAAAACTCTCGATACAGAAAAGCTGGGCTCAGTATTTGGTACCAGGCCTGATATTCTGTCTGGCATCCAGAAAGCAGCAG ACTCTCCTGCAAGAATCGCCTTGTTCAACGAAATTGCGACCCATGTTTACGATCAATTATTAAATGGGAGCGCTGAACCCGCGcacaagaagagaagagtcgACCTTCAACAAACCAACGGAGCCGCGAATGGCACGAAACCTCGTGCCAAAGTCGAGACCAATGCCGCCGATGAGACTGTCTTGCTCGAAATCAAGGAAATCTCCGTTTCCGTACCTcagaggaagaagtttgAGTTGTGTTTTACCGACGGCCACATTTACGCTCGTACACCAAACACTACAGCTCCTATTCCAGCCATAACATACGCGTGGTCAGATATTG AATATGCCTTTTATCTCCCCGTGCCCGAAAAGAACCAGGTCCAGCACAACTACGTCCTTTTCCCACGAGGAACATGCCTTCCCTCCAAGACGAACCCCCCGACCGAAGAGCCGCTTGTCTTTACAGTACCCGCGACGGCGCCCAAGCAGGGCACGATAGGTGGACCTGACGCTGGAAGTGCGGCAGCCGTATCGGACAACTACAAGTCCCTATTCCACTGGGCATTGAACCGTCATCTCAAGCCCATTGGCATTGACATCGTTGCGTCAAACCCCAACAAGTTCCAGAGCATGGTGCGACAGCCTCACAGACCGAGCGAAAAGGCCGTTCACGTCAAGGCATTCAGGGGGTCCAAAGACGGataccttttctttctcgaGACTGGCATTCTCTGGGGTTTCAAGAAGCCGCTCATGTTTATACCTCTGAACCGCATTGCTGCGACAAGCTTTACTAATATTCTCCAGCGAACATTCAACGTTGTGATTGAGGTGTTTGCAGGCGAGGGCGATGCGACAGAGGAGGTTGAGTTTTCCATGATTGACCAGGAAGACTACGGCGGTATTGACGACtacatcaagaacaagcgcCTACAGGACCGAAGTATGGCAGAGCAACGAAAGGCCAAGCTTGAACTTGCTGAAAACAGAGGACCCAAGAAGAATGCCGAAGAAGGCGAGgagacagcagcagcagctggtGGTGACCTTTCTGAGCTTGCAAAGGCGCAACAAGATGCCGAGCAAGCGCTacaagatgaagaggatgaggatgaagaggattaTGATCCTGGTAGTGATGCCGACTCTGACGGTTCGGGAGAgtctgatgatgacgatagcgatgatgatgaggacgacgaagatgatgacgatgaggagggaGAAGAAAACGCAGAGGAAGAAGGTGAAGAGGGCGACGAGCAagccgaagaagaagaagaagaggaggaggaagtccAGGATGAGGTGAAGAAAGAGCCCACGCCGCCACCAAAGCCCGTCCAAAAACCTGTAGTAAAATCAGGCTGGGCAGCACTGAGAAGTGTTCCTCGTGCCCctgcaccagcaccagcaccaacagAGAGCATGGATCTGGATGAGGAGAAATTTGACATTGTTTAA
- a CDS encoding hypothetical protein (BUSCO:57890at5125), with translation MSTTFPNLYTHRKVADSAAKACDICYKSSTSVLITPDKKDFFFVCPVHLKDRYFATPKIDEEAAKKKRDKELEEEKERVMKEYEEKQKKKKEKESKKDDKDKDKDKDDKDKDKEKDKDKDEKKDEDKDKDESSPAPEEEPRVFELKAAFYQQRLLKKRQAEAARLDRERSSKPGYFPSVPSDAPSR, from the exons ATGTCTACAACGTTTCCAAATCTCTACACGCACCGCAAGGTCGCTGATTCAGCAGCCAAAGCGTGTGACATTTGCTACAAGTCAAGCACATCCGTCTTAATCACTCCAGACAAGAAG GATTTCTTCTTTGTCTGTCCCGTTCACTTGAAGGATCGATATTTTGCGACACCAAAGATCGATGAGGAggctgccaagaagaagcgcgATAAAGAAttggaagaggaaaaggaacGCGTCATGAAGGAATACGAGGagaagcaaaagaagaagaaggaaaaggagtCAAAGAAGgatgacaaggacaaggacaaggacaaggacgacaaggataaagataaagaaaaggacaaggacaaagatgagaagaaggacgaggACAAG GACAAAGACGAGAGCAGTCCTGCCCCCGAGGAAGAGCCTCGTGTATTCGAGCTAAAGGC CGCCTTTTACCAACAGAGACTGTTGAAGAAGCGACAAGCCGAAGCTGCAAGACTAGACCGAGAGCGATCATCAAAGCCAGGGTATTTCCCATCTGTGCCATCCGATGCTCCCAGTCGATGA